In Bacillaceae bacterium S4-13-56, a genomic segment contains:
- a CDS encoding sulfatase-like hydrolase/transferase: MKKTWPESDLEMMELSIPEYIDDQPFHAYYMTVSGHMQYNFFGNQMAMKNKKYVEDLPYSDASKTYLATQVELDRALEYLLKKLEEKGIADKTFIALSADHYPYGLENEVIEELSGKKVDQNFDLYKSTFILYTKNMDPITIEDPTSSLDILPTLSNLMGLDYDSRLLIGRDVISESDPLVFFLNKSFITDTRKV; the protein is encoded by the coding sequence GTGAAAAAAACCTGGCCAGAGTCTGATTTGGAAATGATGGAGCTTTCCATTCCTGAATATATTGATGACCAACCATTTCATGCCTATTACATGACCGTTAGTGGACATATGCAATACAACTTTTTTGGTAACCAGATGGCGATGAAAAATAAAAAATACGTGGAGGATTTGCCATATTCTGATGCTAGTAAGACATACCTTGCCACACAAGTTGAATTGGACCGCGCGCTCGAATACTTGCTCAAAAAACTTGAGGAAAAGGGAATTGCTGATAAAACGTTCATCGCTTTAAGTGCTGACCACTATCCATATGGGTTAGAGAACGAGGTAATCGAGGAACTTTCCGGTAAAAAAGTTGACCAAAATTTCGATTTATATAAAAGTACATTTATTCTTTACACAAAGAATATGGATCCTATTACGATAGAAGATCCAACCTCGAGCTTAGATATATTACCCACTCTTTCAAACCTAATGGGACTGGATTATGATTCAAGATTACTTATAGGCCGAGATGTTATTTCGGAATCTGATCCACTTGTCTTCTTTTTAAACAAAAGTTTTATAACCGATACAAGGAAGGTATAA